TAACGGTACTGACATGACCTTTGATGGGGCGAACTGGATTTGGAGAAGAAATGGTTCCGGTTTTTCAGGAGTTCCAGCAGGGCACCAGTATTTTAGAAAAACATTTACTGTGAATACTGAAAAAGAGATTAGCAGCGTATATGTTGGTGTAACTGCTGATGATGAGTATTCTCTATATGTAAATGGAGAAAAAGTTGGTGAAAATGGTGGTACTGACTCCTGGAAAAATGGTAAGCTGTTTGAGATTGGTAAACAAATTAATAAAGATGGTAACAACGTAATTGCGATTGACGCATTTAACAGCACCAACGGCTATGCAGGGGCACTTTCTAAAGTAGAAGTATCTTATACCGATGGCACAAAAGATACTTTTGTAACGGATGACAGTTGGAAAGTAAGCGAGACCGAACCAGTAGAAGGATGGACTTCCGCTGACTTTGATGATAGCCAGTGGTTAGTTCCTGACCAGGTTGTAAAATATGGAGAAGCTCCTTGGGGAAAAGGCGTAGAACCAAGCCCTGAAGATGCTGCTTTTGCGGCAACGGTACTGCGTGAAGAATTTGCTACAGAAGAGGGCAAAGAAATCAAAAACGCTCGAGCTTATGTTGCTGGTCTAGGATTCTTTGAAATGAAGATCAATGGCCAATTGCCGGATGATTCTGTTATGAATCCAGCAAATACCCAATACACTCAAACCGTTTTGTATCGTACATTTGATGTAACTAATCTATTAAAGAAAGGTAATAACGCAATTGGAATTGAGTTAGGGAATAGCTTCTATAATGAAACTTGTTCTGTATGGAACTGGCAATCTGCTGCCTGGAGAGATGATCCAAAACTCCGTATGGAATTAGATATTGAATACACCGATGGCACCCATCAAACAATTACTACTGATAATGAGACCTGGAAAGCTACCAAAGATGGTCCAATTACAACAAATAGTATTTACTATGGTGAAACTTATGATGCCCGTAAAGAACTAACAGGTTATGATCAGGCAAACTATAATGAAGAGGGTTGGGCTCCAGCTCAGGAAATGAAAGCCCCAGCAGGTGCATTGACTGCTCAGGTAATGGAACCAATCCGTCGTACCAAGTCGATTACATTATCCCAGGATCAAGTGAAAAAACTGGATAATGGCTCCTATGTTTTATATGTTCCTGAAATGCTGGCTGGTTGGATTAAACTGAACATGCATAATGCAGAACCCGGCCAGAAAGTAACCATTACTTATGGTGAAAAATTGAACAGCGATGGTACTGTTCAAAAATTAGGTGGTAAAGATGGTGTTAACTCTGGTTGGTGGCCAAAAGCTTACAACCAACAGGATAACTACATCTGTAAAGGTGGAGAAACTGAAACCTTTGAACCTAAATTCAGCTATAAGGGCTATCAATACGTTCAGATTGATAACTATCCAGGAGAACTAAAAGCAGAAGATATTGTTTGCTATCGTACTAGCAATGATATGGAAATCACAGGTCATTTTGAAAGTTCTAATGAACTGATTAACCATCTGCATGATATGATGATGACAACCATGTCGAACAATATGCAGGGCAAACCAACTGATACTCCAGTATGGGAGAAAAATGGTTGGCTTGGTGATGCTAACGTTGCTTTACAAACAATGTCCTATAACTATGGCTATGAAAATATGTTAACCCAATTTATTGAAACCATGGAAGACTGCCAGGATGAACTGGGCAATGTTCCAAACATGGTTCCAACACAGGGATGGGGAAATGACAATACTGTTGTATGGAATTCCATCTTTGTGTTTGGTGTAGACCAAATGTGGGATACTTATGGTATTGAAAGCTACATTGAAGAACAATATCCAGCAATGAGAGAATTGGCGCTAAAAGATATTGAATATAGCAAGAGCAATGGATGGACATGGAGTGATGGGCAGCTGGCTGACTGGGTATCCCCAATGGGTCAAGGCGATGAAAACTCTGGCTTACAATATAGTGAGAGTCCAAACGAAGGTAGTGGTATCGCTGGTACCGGTTTTGCTTACCGCCTATTAAGTGTTATGGCTGACTTGGCAGATAAACTAAATAAACCGGAAGATGCTGCTGAATACCGTGAAGCAATGGCTAATATTTATGAAGCATTCAACGCTAAATTCTATCGTCCAGAACAGCAAATTTATGAGACAACAACTTGGAGCAATATTGGTCCACACAGAAGCAAATACCGTCAAACTTCTAACTTGGTTCCTCTGGCATTTGGTTTGGTTCCAGAAGAATACAAAGAAGGTGTATTGCTCAATCTGGTAAAAGATATTAGAGATAAAAATTATCACTTGGATACCGGTTGTGTTGGTACAGAACTGATTTTGCCAGTCTTAAGCGAAAACGGCTATGCTGATGTAGCTTACAAGATTTTAGAACAAACTTCTTATCCAAGCTGGGGTTATATGGCAAACCATAAAGGCGGAACTTCCCTGTGGGAAATGTGGGAAGATACTTCCCGTTCTTTGGGCCACTATTTCTTAGGTACCTATGACGAATGGCTGTTTAAAGGCATTGGTGGTATCAAAGATATGAAAGATGGCTACAAGACCTTTACTATTGAACCAATGGTAGGCGGTACACAAGATTACGCAAATGTTTCTGTTGATACTGTTCGTGGTACTATCACTAGTAATTGGACTTGGGATGGCAACAATGCTACCTTTGATATCACAGTTCCAGTAGGTTCTACAGCAACTGTTATTTTACCATCTGATTCTGTTGATAAAGTAGCAGTAGGCAAAGGTGTAGAAGGTATTTTGAATTCTGAAGCAAAAGACGGTAAAACTTATTTGACAGTAACTTCAGGCTCCTATCAGTTCTCTACTTCTGTAGTGAAAGATGAAAATGCTGTTGATACTTTGGATTTGAAGATTGCAATCAACCAGGCAAATGGATTAGACCAAATTGATTATGATGCAGATGCTTGGGCAACATTCAGAGCTGTTATTGATGAAGCAGAAGCTTTAGTAAACGACTCAACAGCAGATCAAACTGCAATTGATACTATGACTGAAAAAGTTTTAGCTGCGATTGAAGAAGTAAAAACACATATTAATCAAAGCAGACAAGCTTTGAAAGAATTGGTAGCAAATGCAGAAAGTCCAAACCCAGTTGCTCACCCACAAGAATATATTGATGCATTCAATAACGCTTTGGCAGCAGCAGAAGAAGCTTGTGGTGATATTAATAAAACCAATGAAGAGTTGGATCAATTAAAAGCGAATTTGGAAAAAGCAATTGCTGACTTAGATGCCAATAAATATGAAAACTATGCTCAGAATGGAGCAGTAGATGCTCGTTCTACTTATGAAAGCCCAGATTGGGGTTGGGGTAAAGCCTTCTTAGTAGATGGCGACCGTAAAAATCTGACTGAAAAAGGCGAATATACTGGTTACTCCAGTGATGTTGGTGAAGTTCGTACCAAAGACCATGAGGAATGGGTAAGCGTAGATTTAGGCGAAGTACAAAAAATCAACTCTGTTGTATTCTACGCTCCAACACAATCCCCATCCACTCCTGGAACTTGCTATGGTTTCCCAAAAACATTTGATATCCAGGTATCCACCAATGGACAAGACTGGACAACTGTAGCATCTGAAAAAGATTATCCAGTTCCAAGTTATGGTCCAATCGTATTCAGTTTTGATGAAGTTGACGCAAAATATGTAAAACTGTACGCATATAACTTGAATCCAAAAGTAACAGACTTTGGTTATTACTACCTGCAATTATCCGAAATGGAAGTTTACAACTCTCCAAATGTAGAAACTCCAAAACCACCAGTAGAATCCAATAAAGATATCCTGAATAAAGTAATCGCATATGCGGAAAATGCAGCAAACAGTGAAGAATTTAACAATGTGATTAAAGATGTACAGGAATCTTTCAATGAAGCATTGGCAGCAGCACAGAAAGTAGCAGAAAACAATGCGGCAACCCAGGAAGAAGTAGATGCAGCATGGAAAGCATTGATGACAGAAATCCATAAATTAGGCTTTGTAAAAGGCGATATTACTTCTTTGGAACAGTTGGTAGCTACAGCAAAAGAATTTGATTTAAGCAAATATGTAGAAGCTGGCCAAGCAGAATTTAAAGAAGCATTGGCAGCGGCAGAAGCATTGATTGCGGATAAAGATAACGCAATGCAAGCAGAAATCGAAACAGCAGAAACTAATCTGTTGAACGCAATGTTAAACCTGAGATACAAAGCGGATAAATCTATCCTGGAAGAAGTTGTGGCAAAAGCAAATGATGTAGATGCAAACGCATATACAGCAGAAAGCTATGCAGTATTGTCAGCAGCAGTTGCAGAAGCAAATGATGTATTGGCAAATGAAAATGCAACTCAGGAAGAAGTAGATACAGCAGTAGCAAACGTACAGGCTGCAATGAGCGGACTGGTAGCAGTGGATAACAACACAGCAGAAGATAATACTGTTGATAATACAACCCAAACAGGTCAAGAAAGTACAACAACGAAAGCAAACGCAGCAAAAACAGGCGATGTTGCTCCAATTGCTGGTTTGGCTCTGTTAAGTATCGCAGGTGCATCTGTAATTGCACTGCGCAAAAAACACAACAAATAAATTTGATATTTCTTAATTTGAAAATCGAATTTTAAAACCAAAAGGCTCAGTAATTTACTGGGCCTTTTTTCTATATTTTTTATAATCGGGTATAGCATTGGATAACTACACATTTTATTTTTACAACACTAGTTGTTTTATTATATATAGAAAATGATATAAGTGAAACTAGCAGCAAATTATTTGTAAATATTTAATTGTTTGGAAGAAAGGTATATATAAATAAATCAACAAGGAGTATTTGTTTTTTTGATTGTCAAATTTTAGCCTTTTGTATATATAAAAATAAATTCCTAACCTTTGGCCAAATCTTACCCTAGGTTTATACTTATTATGGTGCGAAATGCTGAAAAACTTTTTTGCTATTGACAGAAGATAAAATAGTGTTACAATATATATTGTAATAATTTTATAAAACAACTACATATTGTGGTGTTGTAAATCTGTATACAGAGTATAACGGGGAATTCAGGTGAAATTCCTGAACGGTGCCGCCGCTGTGATAGGGTTAAATATAGCATTTGCCACTGGTTTTCTGGGAAGGCGTTATATTTGTATGAAACCTTAAGTCAGAATATCCGTCTGTATCATCCAGTTGCTACGGGTCATGGCAACAGGTATGCTGGTATGAAATATTTTCTGTAGGCATGCCTTTTTCAGGGTATGCTTTTTTTGTGCCATTTATTGGCGACCCGATTGGGCAATCAAGCGCCAATACAATGCAATATAGGGTACAATTAAAAAATACAAAGTAGGAGGGTTAAACTCATGAACACGCAAGTAATTAAACGGGATGGCAGAGTTGTTGCGTTTGACAAACAAAAAATTTATAATGCAATTATGAAAGCTATGAGCTATGGGAGCGGTATTATTGATGAGGATTCCGCTGCTATTATTGCAGATGAAATTGAACTGCAAGCAGCAAATAGGATTGATGATATTACGATTCGGGAAATTGAAAATGCCGTTTATAGCAAGTTGATTCAAAAAGGGCAGGAATTAACTGCGAAAAGCTACGAAGGTTACCGTGCAATCCAGGAATATAAGCGTTCTATTAACACGACAGACGACGAAATTTTAGGTTTATTAAAAGGCACAAACTATCTGGTAGCAATGGACAATTCCAACAAAAATCCTGTACTGAATTCTACTTTGCGTGATTTGATTGCCGGTGAGGTTTCCAAAGATATTACACAAAGGATTTTGTTGCCAACTAAAATTGTACAGGCGCATCAAAACGGTATTTTACACTACCATGATCTGGATTATTCCATGAGCCCAATGTTTAACTGCTGTTTAATTAATATTGAGGATATGTTGGATAATGGAACTGTTATCAACGATGCTATGATTGAGTCTCCAACCTGTTTTCAAACTGCTTGTACTGTTATGACGCAGATTATGGCACAGGTTGCATCCTGTCAATATGGTGGGCAATCGGTAAATATCAAACATTTAGGAAAATATCTTCGCCGTACTCATGATAAAGCATACCGCCATTTTAAAGAAAAAGGCTATGATGAAGCTTTGTGTAAAGAGCTGGCGGAAGATAAAATGATGGATGAGTTAAAATCTGGGGTGCAAACTATCCAATATCAAATTAATACATTACAAACATCCAATGGTCAGGCACCATTTGTAACGATATTCATGCATATTGAAGAAGGCTATGAATATGAACGGGAAGTTGCTTTGATTATTAAGGAAATTCTCCGTCAACGCCTTCTGGGAATAAAAAACCGTCAGGGAGTAGTTGTAACCCCAGCTTTTCCAAAGTTAGTTTATGTATTGGATGAAAACAACTGTTTACAAGGTGGAAAATATGACTATATTACCCGTGATTACGCGATTCCATGTAGTGCAAAACGGATGTATCCTGATTATATTTCCGCGAAACAAATGCGGCAGATTTATGATGGAAATGTATTCAGTTGCATGGGGTGCCGTTCTTTCCTATCTCCTTGGACGGACGAAAATGGTGATGTGAAATTTGAAGGGCGCTTTAACGCAGGTGTTGTTTCTTTAAACCTGCCTCAAATTGCTATCATTTCCCATGGAGATGAAAAGAAATTCTGGCGTTTATTGGATCGCCGTTTAGACCTTTGCTATGAAGCTTTATTATGTCGACATAAACTACTAAAGGGGACAAAAGCAGCGGTTTCTCCAATTCATTGGCAGGATGGTGCAATCGCTCGTTTGGATGCAGAAGATACCATTGACCCATTATTGGAAAATGGATACTGTACCATGTCACTAGGGTACATTGGTGTTTATGAAATGACGAAGCTGATGATTGGAGAAAGCCATACCAGTGAAAAAGGCCAGGAATTTGCGCTAAAAGTAATGCACCACTTAAAAGATACTGTGGACAGATGGAAGGCGGAAACAGGCATTGGTTTTGGGCTATACGGCACTCCTGCAGAAAATCTTTGCTACCGTTTTGCTAAAATTGATAAAGAAAAGTTTGGAAACATTAAGGATATTACTGACAAAGGTTACTATACCAATTCTTATCATGTAGATGTACGGGAACCAATTGATGCATTTTCTAAATTGGCGTTTGAGAGCCAGTTCCAGAAAATTAGTACAGGTGGCTGCATTTCTTATATTGAGATTCCAAATATGCAGGATAATTTAGAAGCACTGGAACAATTGGTAAAATTTATTTATGATAATATCCAGTATGCTGAATTTAATACTAAATCAGATTACTGCCATGTTTGTGGTTATGATGGGGAGATTAAAATCAATGATGATAACCAGTGGGAATGTCCAAACTGCGGAAATCGTGACCAGAACAAATTGACAGTAGTACGTCGTACTTGCGGTTATTTAGGACTTCATTTCTGGAATGAAGGAAAAACCAAAGAGATGAAACAAAGGGTACTACATTTATAATTCAAAAAAGGGGGAAGCTTAAAATTCGTTACGCACAGATACGGAAATATGATGTGGCAAACGGAGTTGGTATCCGTTCTACACTATTTGTAACAGGATGCCGCTTTCACTGTAAAGGGTGTTTTAATGAAGAATATCAGGATTTTTCTGCTGGTCAGCCTTGGAGTGAACAAGCAGAAGAAGAATTTTTGACCTATTTAAAAAACGAAAATATAGTTGGCGCCAGTATCTTAGGCGGGGAACCCCTCCAACAGGATGAGGATATGCTTCACCTTGTAAGAAGAATTAAACAGGAGACAGGAAAAACGATTTGGATGTGGACTGGGTACCGGTATGAAGATCTGAATCCTTTCCAAAAAGAAATTATCCAGTATGTGGATGTATTGGTGGACGGCCAATTTGTACTGGAATTGCGGAATTTAAAATTAAAGTTTCGTGGTTCAGAAAACCAACGGATTATTGATTTAAACCAGACTAGAAAACAGGGGAAACTAGTGTTGTGGGACTCTTCTTGTTGAACATACGATACTGGTAGGAATAAGATCTTACCGGTATTTTTCTATTAGATAATAAATGTAAAAATGTTTAGATAAAAGGGAGCATTTTTTATCTTTCCTATGTAACCCCATAGAAAGAAATTTTTGATTCATAAAACAGGTTTTATATTGTGAACATTTATATGTTTTTTATGTATCAAGCTTGTTTTTCTGGAAGTTCATTGCCAATTTTTTAATGTTCTTTTTTATAATTACTCACTTCACAACTCATAAGCCTGGGGATTGTTGTTCGAATCGATGCTATTCGATTGCTATTTGCAGCTTGTTATACTTGATATTTTAAAGGAAAGTTTTTATAGGATATCCCTACTGGTAGAAATGATGCGTTCTACAACAAAAAAACAGCCCATTCTTTGGGCTGTTTCAAATGGAGGAATCCCAGCATTATGCTGTTTTTCCGGAGGAGGATGATTCAGAAGAATCGCCATTCATATGTTTTTGATATTCCTGTAATATAGTTGTTTCCAAGATAGAACGGAATTCTGGTGAAATTGGGTGTACAATATCCCGGAATACCGTTCCATCCTTTTTACTAGGCATGGCAATAAACAACCGTTCTGGACCTTGTATCACCTTAATTTCATGAATTGCCAACAATTGGTCGATGGTAACGGATACGATCGCTTTTAATCTGCCTTCTGTAAAGGTTCTTCTAATTTTTACGTCTGTTATGGTCATTTGTATTTCCTCCTGTCTTATCAAAAGGGTGTTTTGTAACAGTAGTATGGGCAGAAGTAGAAAATTTAACCATGTTTTCCCGTTTTTCTAAAAAATATTTAAAAAAAACAAAAAGTTTCGGCTTTATAGGTTTATTTTTTTGTCCATTTGCAATATAATATAAAATATGTGTTATAATAGAAATCTATTTTTATAGTTATCATAATTGGTAGAATGGTATTCATAATAGGGAGTGAAGCACAATGGCTGAAAAATCCAATTTATTGCAAGGAAAAAAACATATACATTTTATTGGGATTGGTGGTTCTGGAATGTTCCCTTTGGCGCAGATTTTGCACAAAGAGGGCTACTATTTAACAGGGTCGGACAACAACGAATCCGACATTTTAAAGATGGTTCGCGCCTTAGGTATTCCAGTTACCATGGGACAGAAAGCGGAAAATATTGAAGGCGCAGATTTAATTGTTCATACAGCTGCTATTATGGAGGATAATCCGGAACTGATTGCCGCAAAGGCCAGTGGTGTTCCTACCATTGAGCGCAGTGTATTATTGGGGATCATTACGGAGCGTTATTCAGATTGTATTTGTGTCAGCGGTACCCACGGGAAAACCACTACAACCGCTATGCTGACTCAAATTTTATTAGATGCTGACATGGACCCTTCCGCAGTGATTGGAGGAAAATTGAAATCCATTAATAGCTACGGGCGTTCTGGTGATTCTGAGATTATGACCTGTGAAGCTTGCGAATTCGTAGACACTTTCTTGCATCTTTCTCCAGATATTGCAGTGGTACTTAATATTGACTGCGACCATATGGATTATTTTAAAACCATGGATAATTTAAAATTATCTTTTGAAAAGTTCTGCAATAAGGCGTCCAAGGCAATTATTTATAATGGGGATAATGAAAATACAGTTGAAGTAGCAAACCGCATCCAGGGAAAAAAGAAAATTTCTTATGGGATTATGGATACCAATGAATATTATCCAAAAAATATTACCCATATTGATGGGCTTCATACTAGGTATGATTTATACCATCAAGGGGAGTTTTTAACTACACTGGACATCCATGTACCAGGAGACCATAATATTGGAAATTCCGTGGCCGCATGTGCTGCTGCTTTGGAAGCAGGTACCCCAGTAGAAAAACTGGCAAAAGGATTGGATGCCTTTAAAGGTGCTGGCAGACGGTTTGAATTATTGGGTAAAGTAAACGGCGTTACCATTGTCGATGATTATGCCCACCATCCTGCCGAGATTGCCGCAACCCTTAAGGCGGCGAAATCTTTAAAATTTAACCAGGTATGGGCGGTACATCAACCATTTACCTATTCCAGAACCAAAATGTTATTGGATGATTTTGCGGAAGCCTTATCGATTGCGGATCACACTGTTTTAACCGAGATTATGGGTTCCCGTGAAAAAAATACCTACCATATTTACGCAAAGGATTTGGCGGATAAAATTGATGGCTGCGTTTGGTTCCCAACCCAGCAGGAAGTGGCGGATTATGTATTACAGCATGCCAAAGCGGGTGATTTGGTGATTACGTTAGGATGCGGCGATATTTATAAAGCTGCGAAAATTATGTTAAATGGACATTACGAATAATTTTTGAACAGCTTACAGGTGAATTGTTGAAAAGGTTGACGTCATTTTTAGGGTGATGTTGGCCTTTTTTCTTGTTTGATTGTATCTATAAAATATGGTATGATAAAAGCAAATGGAGGGATGATAAATGGCAAATATGATTATTATCGGAAAAGGGCCAGCTGGAATTTCAGCTTCGTTATATATTTTGCGTGCGGGGATTGAAACTACCATTATTGCGAAGGATGGCGGCGCATTGGAAAAAGCGGAATCCATTGATAATTTCTATGGCTTTCCACAGCCTATTTCTGGGAAGCAATTGATTCAGAACGGAGTGGAACATGCTAAACGCTTGGGAGCGCATTTTGTGGAAGATGAAGTAGTGGGGCTTTCGTTTGATGGCAAATTTGTAGTACAAACTGCAAATGGGGAATACAAAGCGGATAGTGTTTTGTTATCCACTGGTTCTCAAAGGGTACGGCCTAAAATCAAAGGCTTAACAGAGTTTGAAGGAATGGGCGTCAGCTATTGTGCCATATGTGATGCTTTTTTCTACCGTGGACAGCATGTGGCTGTTTTAGGGGATGGGGAGTATGCCCTTCACGAAGTAAAAGAACTGCTTCCTATTGTGGGTTCTGTTACTTTACTGACCAATGGAAGCCAACCTAAAGTTGTGTTCCCAGAGGAAGTGCAGATCAATCAGGCAAAAATCAGCGAGTTAATCGGTAATGAAGCTTTAGAACAGGTATTGTTGGAGGATGGAACAGCCTTGACAATATCCGGATTTTTTGTTGCACAAGGGGTGGCAGGAAGCAGTGACCTGGCGCGGAAAATTGGTGCCATGACCGAAGGCAATAAGATTATCGTTAATGAGAATATGGAAACCAATATACCCGGACTGTATGCCGCAGGGGATTGCGTTGGTGGATTATTACAAGTTTCCAAAGCGGTTAGTGATGGCGCATTAGCAGGTACTGCTGCCATCCGTTACTTAAGAGATTTAGGAAAATAAAGGAAATATACCGGTACTGTTTTCTCAATAGCAGTACCGTTTTTTTATAATTTTAATGGCAATAACACTAGTAAAACCAGATAAATCTTCTTGTTAAGCATGAGATTTTCCAAAAGGAAACTCCAACTATTTTGATTTATTAGAAATTATGCTTAGATCTACAATAAAAAGAGGAGTTAAGTGTACAATACTGTGATAGAATTTGTACTAATAGGCATCATTAGTTTTGTATTTTCGTAAATGGATACAACAGAAATAGTGCTGTTTCTGTATAGTTTTATAGCTTTATAAAAAATTATTCTTGACAAGAACATATGTTCTTTTATATAATAAGATTAGAACAAGGGGGGATATTGTGGATCTGTTTGATAAATTAAAAGTATTGGCTGCTTCCGCCAAATATGATGTATCCTGCGCTTCCAGCGGGGTGGACCGTGATTCGCCAAAGGATGGAATCGGGAGCGCTGTTTCCTGTGGCATCTGCCATACGTTTGCCTCGGATGGACGCTGTGTTTCTTTATTAAAAGTATTGATGAGTAACGCTTGTATTTACGATTGTAAATATTGCATTAACCGCCGTTCTAACCAGATCAAGCGGGCTACATTTACCCCCCGCGAACTGGCAGATTTAACAATACAATTCTATCGCCGAAACTATATTGAAGGGCTGTTTTTGAGCTCAGGGGTATTTAAAAATCCAGACTATACCTGCGAACAAATGATTCAATGTGTGGAGATACTGCGGAATGAATATCGATTTTATGGATATATTCATGCTAAAGCAATTCCTGGGGCGGATGGAAAACTGATTGAACAACTGGGCTTGCTGGTGGATAGAATGAGTGTGAATATTGAGATGCCAACTCAACAAAGTTTGGAAAAACTAGCGCCGGATAAAAGCAAAGTATCCATTTTAAAACCTATGTCCTTAATTCATAAACGGATTCAGCAGAATGCCACTGATTTGGTTCAATACCGTCATGCTCCCAAATTTGCACCAGCTGGACAAAGTACTCAGATGATCATTGGCGCTACACCGGAAAGCGATTTCCAAATTTTAAATTTGACCGAAGGACTTTATCGGAATTATGGGTTAAAACGGGTGTATTTTTCCGCTTATCTTCCTGTGGTACAGGATTCTTTGTTACCAGCGTTGGATACCAAACCGCCTTTACTGCGGGAGCATCGATTGTATCAAGCTGATTGGTTATTGCGTTTTTATGGTTTTAAAGCAAGTGAGCTATTGGACGAGCAACACCAAAGCTTTAACCCATTAGTAGACCCCAAATGCAATTGGGCATTAAACCATTTGGACTTATTCCCCATAGATGTGAACCGGGCGGATTATAACAGTTTATTACGTGTCCCCGGTATTGGTGTGACAAGTGCCAAACGGATTGTTGTTGCACGACGTATGGGACCTTTAAATTTTGCGGGATTAAAAAAATTAGGAGTGGTATTAAAACGTGCTCAATATTTTATTACCTGTAGTGGAAAAAAGAATGAAGGATTACGGATTACTCAGGATGGAATGATACGCAGTTTAATCTCAGAACAGGGATTAAATTATCTTTCCAAAGAATGTGACGTACAGCAATACGAACAGTTGAGTTTGTTCCGAAATAACCGACTTACCATAGAGGAGTTGCAAAAATGTTTCCCAACCACAACATAATTTATCAATATGATGGCAGTTTTGAGGGACTATTGTGCTGTATCTTTGAAAGTTTTCAGCGGAAAGAAACCCCAGTTGACATAGTGGTGGAAGAAAATTTTCAAATGTCCTTAACGCCTTCCAGATGGATTACGACTGATTTGGAAAAAGCAAAACGGGTGGCCAAAGGGATACAAAAAAATTTTACAAGGAAATGCCAAACGTTTTTCCATATGAGTTTTTTAACCTGCCATCCAAAAAAGGAATGGCTGATGCTGTGCTATGTGCAAATGGGATTCCAGTATCGGGAAAAAGTGTTGTCTTTGCTAACTCATCCTGTTGTAGGAGAGTTGCATAAGGCGGTGAAATATTTAAAAAATGAAAGCCATTTTATGAAAGAGTTTATCCGTTTTTCAGATTATGATGGCATGCTAGTAAGCAAGGTACATCCCAATAATATTGTTTTGCCAATGATCCAGCGGCATTTTTGTAACCGTTACCCAAACGAGTCTTTTTTGATTTTTGATGAGTCCCACCATATGGCATTGGTGCATAAACCAAATCGGACCAATATTTTCCCTTTGGACTCCTTGAAATTATTTTCTACAGCTTCTGAGGAAAAACAATATCAGAAACTATGGAAACAATACTATAATACGATTGGAATCGAAGAACGGTATAATCCAGTTTGCCGCCGTAATCATATGCCAAAACGTTATTGGAAATATATGGCGGAATTTCAAATCATTTTGGATAGTCAGAATGGTGATTGACTTATCTGGAGATTTTTGTTATACTATTAAATAATGTTTGTTTATCAAACAATCAATGCTGGTATAGCTCAGTCGGTAGAGCAGCTCATTCGTAATGAGCAGGTCATGGGTTCGAGTC
This is a stretch of genomic DNA from Clostridium facile. It encodes these proteins:
- the murC gene encoding UDP-N-acetylmuramate--L-alanine ligase — its product is MAEKSNLLQGKKHIHFIGIGGSGMFPLAQILHKEGYYLTGSDNNESDILKMVRALGIPVTMGQKAENIEGADLIVHTAAIMEDNPELIAAKASGVPTIERSVLLGIITERYSDCICVSGTHGKTTTTAMLTQILLDADMDPSAVIGGKLKSINSYGRSGDSEIMTCEACEFVDTFLHLSPDIAVVLNIDCDHMDYFKTMDNLKLSFEKFCNKASKAIIYNGDNENTVEVANRIQGKKKISYGIMDTNEYYPKNITHIDGLHTRYDLYHQGEFLTTLDIHVPGDHNIGNSVAACAAALEAGTPVEKLAKGLDAFKGAGRRFELLGKVNGVTIVDDYAHHPAEIAATLKAAKSLKFNQVWAVHQPFTYSRTKMLLDDFAEALSIADHTVLTEIMGSREKNTYHIYAKDLADKIDGCVWFPTQQEVADYVLQHAKAGDLVITLGCGDIYKAAKIMLNGHYE
- a CDS encoding NAD(P)/FAD-dependent oxidoreductase, with amino-acid sequence MANMIIIGKGPAGISASLYILRAGIETTIIAKDGGALEKAESIDNFYGFPQPISGKQLIQNGVEHAKRLGAHFVEDEVVGLSFDGKFVVQTANGEYKADSVLLSTGSQRVRPKIKGLTEFEGMGVSYCAICDAFFYRGQHVAVLGDGEYALHEVKELLPIVGSVTLLTNGSQPKVVFPEEVQINQAKISELIGNEALEQVLLEDGTALTISGFFVAQGVAGSSDLARKIGAMTEGNKIIVNENMETNIPGLYAAGDCVGGLLQVSKAVSDGALAGTAAIRYLRDLGK
- the nrdD gene encoding anaerobic ribonucleoside-triphosphate reductase — encoded protein: MNTQVIKRDGRVVAFDKQKIYNAIMKAMSYGSGIIDEDSAAIIADEIELQAANRIDDITIREIENAVYSKLIQKGQELTAKSYEGYRAIQEYKRSINTTDDEILGLLKGTNYLVAMDNSNKNPVLNSTLRDLIAGEVSKDITQRILLPTKIVQAHQNGILHYHDLDYSMSPMFNCCLINIEDMLDNGTVINDAMIESPTCFQTACTVMTQIMAQVASCQYGGQSVNIKHLGKYLRRTHDKAYRHFKEKGYDEALCKELAEDKMMDELKSGVQTIQYQINTLQTSNGQAPFVTIFMHIEEGYEYEREVALIIKEILRQRLLGIKNRQGVVVTPAFPKLVYVLDENNCLQGGKYDYITRDYAIPCSAKRMYPDYISAKQMRQIYDGNVFSCMGCRSFLSPWTDENGDVKFEGRFNAGVVSLNLPQIAIISHGDEKKFWRLLDRRLDLCYEALLCRHKLLKGTKAAVSPIHWQDGAIARLDAEDTIDPLLENGYCTMSLGYIGVYEMTKLMIGESHTSEKGQEFALKVMHHLKDTVDRWKAETGIGFGLYGTPAENLCYRFAKIDKEKFGNIKDITDKGYYTNSYHVDVREPIDAFSKLAFESQFQKISTGGCISYIEIPNMQDNLEALEQLVKFIYDNIQYAEFNTKSDYCHVCGYDGEIKINDDNQWECPNCGNRDQNKLTVVRRTCGYLGLHFWNEGKTKEMKQRVLHL
- the nrdG gene encoding anaerobic ribonucleoside-triphosphate reductase activating protein, yielding MRKYDVANGVGIRSTLFVTGCRFHCKGCFNEEYQDFSAGQPWSEQAEEEFLTYLKNENIVGASILGGEPLQQDEDMLHLVRRIKQETGKTIWMWTGYRYEDLNPFQKEIIQYVDVLVDGQFVLELRNLKLKFRGSENQRIIDLNQTRKQGKLVLWDSSC
- a CDS encoding SpoVG family protein; translated protein: MTITDVKIRRTFTEGRLKAIVSVTIDQLLAIHEIKVIQGPERLFIAMPSKKDGTVFRDIVHPISPEFRSILETTILQEYQKHMNGDSSESSSSGKTA